From the Diceros bicornis minor isolate mBicDic1 chromosome 19, mDicBic1.mat.cur, whole genome shotgun sequence genome, one window contains:
- the LOC131418217 gene encoding basic proline-rich protein-like — MAPDAHTHQQPCTSPTSANAALGQTCGLTAGLTEHFGLGDSCISHCNWLAPWPSPPSRASAYVGAPSGPPDRGGCSAPARPEPESAPAPKAPAPPRPPAHWPRGHLIGTLPKDTGPRCRRTRVRARHPRLARDRAWPAAPGRPGSCTPEARRPSGGPARPAAPAHGQPGGGGWEEGGRAREQRTHLPAGPPQPRIRWTRPAGQEAGWAGSGTRAGSADWPPRAPPRLRKPRPRAGREAGAARARPIAEAARAELRDPTYVGAARRSGRTGWRRPPPAKFCACAEGRNGDPAALCGAAGGAGAGPRGHVSGGRGHLGSVPGCWPPSPAVCVLACLGGHSLCVRRDLVRLALEGRTTPPVPAARIIVGRPRRAHGLASRQGLPGTAALGTVPALGSESCGSGPCCAGPTRPRSHPPRGPLGSDPGLSAFRPRAGAGPPPGSARALPLPAAGAPASPAPCARPLRPPPAPAPCARPLRPPPAPAPCARPAPHLCRYRPPGKSGHAPYGRAGPQHSLLIGCRAALQLVLGGRRIMTSASLRETTSPLGGDAGAVGGALWTLRVAGGLRASPGEQQPRGRGRGDPEPGRRVGSTEERRRRLVGDPSLSPLASPPPPRAWAGSLPQEELRGWKLLRVLRSCRLDFWGQTTGHERARLTPPGASRQTSGRKSGPQGKTLKIDRGVCLQPPADWVLSAPGPRVCSQTEEKEERRPHGYLGRLGEQGRSGLRPAVPSRRLCPGGSLPSVDTARWPLAGRGAPTEQRGAGRAAGAAWGPGVCRAGFPRPGLPVCRAPAP, encoded by the exons ATGGCTCCTGATGCCCATACGCACCAGCAGCCCTGCACTTCCCCAACCTCGGCCAACGCGGCCCTCGGGCAGACGTGCGGACTCACAGCCGGCCTGACG GAACACTTCGGCCTAGGTGACAGCTGCATCTCCCACTGTAACTGGCTGGCACCCTGGCCGTCGCCTCCGTCCCGAGCATCAGCCTACGTCGGCGCTCCCAGCGGCCCTCCAGACCGGGGAGGCTGCAGCGCTCCAGCCCGGCCCGAGCCCGAGTCAGCACCGGCTCCGAaggcgcccgccccgccccggccacCCGCGCACTGGCCCCGAGGCCACCTGATCGGCACACTTCCGAAAGACACGGGGCCCCGCTGCAGGCGGACCCGAGTGCGAGCCCGGCATCCACGGCTTGCGCGTGATCGGGCCTGGCCTGCGGCCCCGGGCCGCCCCGGCTCCTGCACCCCCGAGGCCCGCCGCCCTTCCGGGGGGCCCGCGCGGCCGGCCGCTCCTGCCCACGGACAGCCGGGAGGCGGCGGCTGGGAAGAGGGCGGGAGGGCCCGCGAGCAGCGCACTCACCTCCCAGCCGGCCCGCCGCAGCCGCGCATCCGCTGGACCAGGCCTGCGGGACAGGAGGCCGGCTGGGCGGGGAGTGGCACCCGCGCGGGCAGCGCCGATTGGCCGCCGCGGGCCCCTCCCCGCCTCCGGAAGCCCCGCCCCCGcgcggggagggaggcaggggctgcGCGCGCACGTCCTATTGCGGAAGCCGCTCGGGCCGAGTTACGTGATCCGACGTACGTTGGGGCCGCGCGTCGGTCCGGCCGTACAGGGTGGCGCCGCCCACCGCCTGCCAAGTTCTGCGCCTGCGCAGAAGGCCGCAACGGCGACCCTGCGGCTCTCTGCGGCGCGGCGGGCGGGGCTGGCGCAGGCCCCAGAGGTCACGTGAGCGGCGGGCGCGGTCACCTGGGGTCCGTGCCTGGCTGCTGGCCTCCGTCGCCGGCGGTCTGCGTGCTGGCGTGCCTGGGCGGACACAGCCTCTGCGTGCGCCGGGACCTGGTCCGACTGGCCCTCGAGGGGCGGACCACGCCCCCTGTCCCCGCGGCGCGGATCATTGTCGGGAGGCCTCGGCGCGCACACGGCCTGGCGAGTCGTCAGGGACTCCCCGGAACCGCGGCCTTGGGAACAGTTCCTGCCCTGGGCTCCGAGTCCTGTGGCTCAGGGCCGTGCTGTGCCGGCCCGACACGGCCCCGGTCACACCCGCCGAGGGGACCCCTGGGCTCAGACCCGGGTCTCAGTGCGTTCCGACCTCGGGCCGGCGCCGGGCCGCCGCCAGGCTCCGCGAGGGCACTGCCCCTTCCCGCGGCCGGCG CGCCTGCCTCGCCCGCCCCCTGCGCCCGCCCCCTGCGCCCGCCCCCTGCGCCCGCCCCCTGCGCCCGCCCCCTGCGCCCGCCCCCTGCGCCCGCCCCCtgcgcccgccccgcccctcacCTGTGCCGCTACCGCCCGCCCGGCAAGTCGGGCCACGCCCCTTACGGGAGGGCAGGACCGCAGCACTCGCTGCTCATTGGCTGTCGGGCAGCCTTACAATTGGTCCTGGGCGGTCGCAGGATAATGACGTCAGCCTCCCTGCGTGAGACCACGAG CCCGCTGGGCGGAGACGCTGGAGCCGTCGGCGGGGCGCTTTGGACTCTGAGGGTCGCGGGCGGCCTCCGCGCATCGCCGGGAGAGCAGCAGCCCCGGGGCCGAGGCCGTGGCGACCCGGAGCCCGGGCGCAGGGTGGGCTCTACCGAGGAACGACGTCGCCGCCTAGTGG GGGACCCATCGCTGTCTCCtcttgcctccccacccccaccccgggcctGGGCGGGCTCTCTGCCCCAAGAAGAACTGCGCGGCTGGAAGCTCTTAAGGGTCCTGCGGTCCTGCAGGCTGGACTTTTGGGGACAAACCACTGGTCACGAGCGGGCTCGCTTGACCCCGCCCGGCGCTTCGAGGCAGACCTCGGGCAGGAAATCGGGTCCACAGGGCAAAACCTTAAAAATCGACCGTGGGGTGTGCCTCCAGCCCCCTGCAGACTGGGTTCTGTCGGCGCCTGGCCCTCGGGTCTGTTCTCAGacggaggagaaggaggagcgcAGGCCCCACGGGTACCTCGGGCGTCTCGGGGAGCAGGGACGGTCCGGGCTGCGCCCCGCCGTGCCGAGCCGTCGGCTGTGCCCCGGCGGCAGCCTGCCCTCGGTGGACACCGCCCGGTGGCCGCTGGCGGGACGTGGGGCGCCCACGGAGCAACGCGGCGCTGGGCGCGCGGCGGGCGCGGCCTGGGGGCCTGGCGTCTGTCGGGCAGGGTTCCCGCGCCCAGGACTCCCCGTGTGTCGGGCCCCTGCCCCGTGA
- the GZF1 gene encoding GDNF-inducible zinc finger protein 1 isoform X4, translated as MESGAVLLESKSSPFNLLHEMHQLRLLGHLCDVTVSVEYQGVREEFMAHKAVLAATSKFFKEMFLNEKTVDGTRTNVYLNEVQVVDFASFLEFVYTAKVQVEEDRVQRMLEMAEKLKCLDLSETCFQLKKQMLESVLLELQNFSESQEEEGSSVSQVTVAPDAQAGVPADSPLANGCADSSAPPVERISNGMLPDMPLRKSKDKPDKKKDVVKPPYPKVRRASGRLAGRKVFVEIPKKKYTRRLREQQKSAEDDVRDYRGPQDPSPDTVGTEMEPIPKTADYNAGVEVEEVLQKAGQGDEEEEEDEEGEKKKSNFKCTICEKAFLYEKSFLKHIRHHHGVATEVVHRCDTCGQTFANRCNLKSHQRHVHSSERHFPCELCGKKFKRKKDVKRHVVQVHEGGGERHQCQQCGKGLSSKTALRLHERTHTGHKPYGCTECEAKFSQPSALKTHMRIHTGEKPFVCDECGARFTQNHMLIYHKRCHTGERPFMCETCGKSFASKEYLKHHNRIHTGSKPFKCEVCFRTFAQRNSLYQHIKVHTGERPYCCDQCGKQFTQLNALQRHHRIHTGEKPFMCNACGRTFTDKSTLRRHTSVSNSLASLRMTNCWSLDT; from the exons atgGAAAGCGGTGCAGTTCTGCTGGAATCCAAATCCTCACCATTTAACCTTCTGCATGAAATGCATCAGCTACGTCTTCTCGGTCACCTGTGTGACGTGACTGTCAGCGTGGAGTACCAGGGCGTCCGAGAAGAATTCATGGCCCATAAGGCGGTGCTGGCAGCCACTAGCAAGTTTTTTAAGGAAATGTTCCTTAATGAGAAGACCGTGGATGGCACTAGGACTAATGTCTACTTAAATGAAGTGCAGGTTGTTGACTTTGCTTCATTTCTTGAGTTTGTCTACACTGCAAAGGTACAGGTGGAAGAAGACCGGGTGCAGCGAATGCTAGAAATGGCTGAAAAGCTAAAATGTTTGGACTTATCGGAAACTTGTTTTCAATTAAAGAAACAGATGTTGGAGTCGGTACTTTTGGAGTTGCAGAATTTCTCGGAGTctcaggaggaggaagggagcagTGTCTCCCAAGTCACTGTTGCTCCTGATGCTCAGGCAGGTGTGCCCGCTGACAGTCCTCTTGCCAATGGCTGTGCGGATTCCTCAGCTCCCCCAGTGGAGAGAATTAGCAACGGCATGTTGCCAGATATGCCCCTGAGGAAGTCCAAGGACAAAccagacaagaaaaaagatgtaGTTAAGCCTCCCTACCCTAAAGTCAGAAGAGCTAGTGGAAGGCTGGCTGGAAGAAAGGTATTTGTGGAAATCCCTAAAAAGAAATACACAAGAAGACTCCGAGAGCAGCAGAAAAGTGCTGAGGATGATGTGAGGGACTACAGGGGTCCCCAAGACCCCAGCCCAGACACTGTGGGAACAGAGATGGAGCCAATTCCAAAAACCGCGGATTACAATGCTGGGGTAGAGGTGGAGGAGGTGCTGCAGAAAGCAGGGCAGGgggatgaagaggaggaggaggatgaggagggggagaagaagAAGAGCAACTTTAAGTGCACTATCTGTGAAAAAGCCTTTTTGTATGAGAAGAGCTTCCTGAAGCACATCAGGCACCACCACGGAGTGGCCACGGAGGTGGTCCACCGCTGCGACACCTGCGGCCAGACCTTCGCCAACCGCTGTAACCTGAAGAGCCACCAGCGCCACGTGCACAGCAGCGAGCGCCACTTCCCGTGTGAGCTGTGTGGGAAGAAGTTCAAAAGGAAGAAGGATGTCAAGCGGCATGTGGTGCAGGTGCACGAGGGCGGGGGCGAGCGCCACCAGTGCCAGCAGTGCGGCAAGGGCCTGAGCTCCAAGACGGCCCTGCGGCTGCACGAGCGGACGCACACGGGCCACAAGCCCTACGGCTGCACGGAGTGCGAGGCCAAGTTCTCGCAGCCCTCGGCTCTGAAGACCCACATGAG AATTCATACAGGGGAAAAACCTTTTGTCTGTGATGAATGTGGTGCAAGATTCACTCAGAACCACATGCTGATTTATCATAAAAGGTGTCACACAG GTGAAAGACCTTTTATGTGTGAAACGTGTGGCAAGAGTTTTGCTTCTAAGGAGTATTTAAAACATCACAATAGAATCCATACTGGATCCAAACCCTTTAAATGTGAAGTTTGTTTTAGGACTTTTGCCCAGCGGAATTCACTTTACCAGCATATTAAAGTCCACACAG GGGAACGTCCCTATTGTTGCGACCAATGTGGTAAGCAGTTCACCCAGCTCAATGCTCTACAGCGCCACCATCGGATCCACACGGGAGAGAAGCCGTTCATGTGTAACGCATGTGGACGGACGTTTACTGACAAGTCCACTCTCCGGCGGCATACCTCCGTAAGCAATAGTCTGGCTTCTTTAAGAATGACAAACTGCTGGTCCTTAG ATACATGA
- the GZF1 gene encoding GDNF-inducible zinc finger protein 1 isoform X1 yields the protein MESGAVLLESKSSPFNLLHEMHQLRLLGHLCDVTVSVEYQGVREEFMAHKAVLAATSKFFKEMFLNEKTVDGTRTNVYLNEVQVVDFASFLEFVYTAKVQVEEDRVQRMLEMAEKLKCLDLSETCFQLKKQMLESVLLELQNFSESQEEEGSSVSQVTVAPDAQAGVPADSPLANGCADSSAPPVERISNGMLPDMPLRKSKDKPDKKKDVVKPPYPKVRRASGRLAGRKVFVEIPKKKYTRRLREQQKSAEDDVRDYRGPQDPSPDTVGTEMEPIPKTADYNAGVEVEEVLQKAGQGDEEEEEDEEGEKKKSNFKCTICEKAFLYEKSFLKHIRHHHGVATEVVHRCDTCGQTFANRCNLKSHQRHVHSSERHFPCELCGKKFKRKKDVKRHVVQVHEGGGERHQCQQCGKGLSSKTALRLHERTHTGHKPYGCTECEAKFSQPSALKTHMRIHTGEKPFVCDECGARFTQNHMLIYHKRCHTGERPFMCETCGKSFASKEYLKHHNRIHTGSKPFKCEVCFRTFAQRNSLYQHIKVHTGERPYCCDQCGKQFTQLNALQRHHRIHTGEKPFMCNACGRTFTDKSTLRRHTSVSNSLASLRMTNCWSLDGSPKNDEGHKTEQPDEEYASSKLSDKLLSFAENGHFHNLATVQDSVSTVHENSSADTACKSDDSMVSQDALLATTISELSELTPQTDSMPTQLHSLTNME from the exons atgGAAAGCGGTGCAGTTCTGCTGGAATCCAAATCCTCACCATTTAACCTTCTGCATGAAATGCATCAGCTACGTCTTCTCGGTCACCTGTGTGACGTGACTGTCAGCGTGGAGTACCAGGGCGTCCGAGAAGAATTCATGGCCCATAAGGCGGTGCTGGCAGCCACTAGCAAGTTTTTTAAGGAAATGTTCCTTAATGAGAAGACCGTGGATGGCACTAGGACTAATGTCTACTTAAATGAAGTGCAGGTTGTTGACTTTGCTTCATTTCTTGAGTTTGTCTACACTGCAAAGGTACAGGTGGAAGAAGACCGGGTGCAGCGAATGCTAGAAATGGCTGAAAAGCTAAAATGTTTGGACTTATCGGAAACTTGTTTTCAATTAAAGAAACAGATGTTGGAGTCGGTACTTTTGGAGTTGCAGAATTTCTCGGAGTctcaggaggaggaagggagcagTGTCTCCCAAGTCACTGTTGCTCCTGATGCTCAGGCAGGTGTGCCCGCTGACAGTCCTCTTGCCAATGGCTGTGCGGATTCCTCAGCTCCCCCAGTGGAGAGAATTAGCAACGGCATGTTGCCAGATATGCCCCTGAGGAAGTCCAAGGACAAAccagacaagaaaaaagatgtaGTTAAGCCTCCCTACCCTAAAGTCAGAAGAGCTAGTGGAAGGCTGGCTGGAAGAAAGGTATTTGTGGAAATCCCTAAAAAGAAATACACAAGAAGACTCCGAGAGCAGCAGAAAAGTGCTGAGGATGATGTGAGGGACTACAGGGGTCCCCAAGACCCCAGCCCAGACACTGTGGGAACAGAGATGGAGCCAATTCCAAAAACCGCGGATTACAATGCTGGGGTAGAGGTGGAGGAGGTGCTGCAGAAAGCAGGGCAGGgggatgaagaggaggaggaggatgaggagggggagaagaagAAGAGCAACTTTAAGTGCACTATCTGTGAAAAAGCCTTTTTGTATGAGAAGAGCTTCCTGAAGCACATCAGGCACCACCACGGAGTGGCCACGGAGGTGGTCCACCGCTGCGACACCTGCGGCCAGACCTTCGCCAACCGCTGTAACCTGAAGAGCCACCAGCGCCACGTGCACAGCAGCGAGCGCCACTTCCCGTGTGAGCTGTGTGGGAAGAAGTTCAAAAGGAAGAAGGATGTCAAGCGGCATGTGGTGCAGGTGCACGAGGGCGGGGGCGAGCGCCACCAGTGCCAGCAGTGCGGCAAGGGCCTGAGCTCCAAGACGGCCCTGCGGCTGCACGAGCGGACGCACACGGGCCACAAGCCCTACGGCTGCACGGAGTGCGAGGCCAAGTTCTCGCAGCCCTCGGCTCTGAAGACCCACATGAG AATTCATACAGGGGAAAAACCTTTTGTCTGTGATGAATGTGGTGCAAGATTCACTCAGAACCACATGCTGATTTATCATAAAAGGTGTCACACAG GTGAAAGACCTTTTATGTGTGAAACGTGTGGCAAGAGTTTTGCTTCTAAGGAGTATTTAAAACATCACAATAGAATCCATACTGGATCCAAACCCTTTAAATGTGAAGTTTGTTTTAGGACTTTTGCCCAGCGGAATTCACTTTACCAGCATATTAAAGTCCACACAG GGGAACGTCCCTATTGTTGCGACCAATGTGGTAAGCAGTTCACCCAGCTCAATGCTCTACAGCGCCACCATCGGATCCACACGGGAGAGAAGCCGTTCATGTGTAACGCATGTGGACGGACGTTTACTGACAAGTCCACTCTCCGGCGGCATACCTCCGTAAGCAATAGTCTGGCTTCTTTAAGAATGACAAACTGCTGGTCCTTAG ATGGCTCACCCAAGAATGATGAAGGGCACAAGACTGAACAGCCTGATGAAGAATATGCATCATCCAAACTTTCAGATAAATTGCTGTCTTTTGCAGAAAATGGCCATTTTCACAACCTGGCGACAGTCCAAGACAGCGTATCTACCGTGCACGAGAACAGCTCTGCAGACACGGCCTGCAAGTCAGATGATTCCATGGTGTCCCAGGATGCTCTGCTGGCCACCACCATCAGTGAGCTTAGCGAGCTGACTCCACAGACAGACTCAATGCCCACACAACTTCACTCTTTGACCAACATGGAATAA
- the GZF1 gene encoding GDNF-inducible zinc finger protein 1 isoform X2: protein MESGAVLLESKSSPFNLLHEMHQLRLLGHLCDVTVSVEYQGVREEFMAHKAVLAATSKFFKEMFLNEKTVDGTRTNVYLNEVQVVDFASFLEFVYTAKVQVEEDRVQRMLEMAEKLKCLDLSETCFQLKKQMLESVLLELQNFSESQEEEGSSVSQVTVAPDAQAGVPADSPLANGCADSSAPPVERISNGMLPDMPLRKSKDKPDKKKDVVKPPYPKVRRASGRLAGRKVFVEIPKKKYTRRLREQQKSAEDDVRDYRGPQDPSPDTVGTEMEPIPKTADYNAGVEVEEVLQKAGQGDEEEEEDEEGEKKKSNFKCTICEKAFLYEKSFLKHIRHHHGVATEVVHRCDTCGQTFANRCNLKSHQRHVHSSERHFPCELCGKKFKRKKDVKRHVVQVHEGGGERHQCQQCGKGLSSKTALRLHERTHTGHKPYGCTECEAKFSQPSALKTHMRIHTGEKPFVCDECGARFTQNHMLIYHKRCHTGERPFMCETCGKSFASKEYLKHHNRIHTGSKPFKCEVCFRTFAQRNSLYQHIKVHTGERPYCCDQCGKQFTQLNALQRHHRIHTGEKPFMCNACGRTFTDKSTLRRHTSIHDKNTPWKSFLVIVDGSPKNDEGHKTEQPDEEYASSKLSDKLLSFAENGHFHNLATVQDSVSTVHENSSADTACKSDDSMVSQDALLATTISELSELTPQTDSMPTQLHSLTNME from the exons atgGAAAGCGGTGCAGTTCTGCTGGAATCCAAATCCTCACCATTTAACCTTCTGCATGAAATGCATCAGCTACGTCTTCTCGGTCACCTGTGTGACGTGACTGTCAGCGTGGAGTACCAGGGCGTCCGAGAAGAATTCATGGCCCATAAGGCGGTGCTGGCAGCCACTAGCAAGTTTTTTAAGGAAATGTTCCTTAATGAGAAGACCGTGGATGGCACTAGGACTAATGTCTACTTAAATGAAGTGCAGGTTGTTGACTTTGCTTCATTTCTTGAGTTTGTCTACACTGCAAAGGTACAGGTGGAAGAAGACCGGGTGCAGCGAATGCTAGAAATGGCTGAAAAGCTAAAATGTTTGGACTTATCGGAAACTTGTTTTCAATTAAAGAAACAGATGTTGGAGTCGGTACTTTTGGAGTTGCAGAATTTCTCGGAGTctcaggaggaggaagggagcagTGTCTCCCAAGTCACTGTTGCTCCTGATGCTCAGGCAGGTGTGCCCGCTGACAGTCCTCTTGCCAATGGCTGTGCGGATTCCTCAGCTCCCCCAGTGGAGAGAATTAGCAACGGCATGTTGCCAGATATGCCCCTGAGGAAGTCCAAGGACAAAccagacaagaaaaaagatgtaGTTAAGCCTCCCTACCCTAAAGTCAGAAGAGCTAGTGGAAGGCTGGCTGGAAGAAAGGTATTTGTGGAAATCCCTAAAAAGAAATACACAAGAAGACTCCGAGAGCAGCAGAAAAGTGCTGAGGATGATGTGAGGGACTACAGGGGTCCCCAAGACCCCAGCCCAGACACTGTGGGAACAGAGATGGAGCCAATTCCAAAAACCGCGGATTACAATGCTGGGGTAGAGGTGGAGGAGGTGCTGCAGAAAGCAGGGCAGGgggatgaagaggaggaggaggatgaggagggggagaagaagAAGAGCAACTTTAAGTGCACTATCTGTGAAAAAGCCTTTTTGTATGAGAAGAGCTTCCTGAAGCACATCAGGCACCACCACGGAGTGGCCACGGAGGTGGTCCACCGCTGCGACACCTGCGGCCAGACCTTCGCCAACCGCTGTAACCTGAAGAGCCACCAGCGCCACGTGCACAGCAGCGAGCGCCACTTCCCGTGTGAGCTGTGTGGGAAGAAGTTCAAAAGGAAGAAGGATGTCAAGCGGCATGTGGTGCAGGTGCACGAGGGCGGGGGCGAGCGCCACCAGTGCCAGCAGTGCGGCAAGGGCCTGAGCTCCAAGACGGCCCTGCGGCTGCACGAGCGGACGCACACGGGCCACAAGCCCTACGGCTGCACGGAGTGCGAGGCCAAGTTCTCGCAGCCCTCGGCTCTGAAGACCCACATGAG AATTCATACAGGGGAAAAACCTTTTGTCTGTGATGAATGTGGTGCAAGATTCACTCAGAACCACATGCTGATTTATCATAAAAGGTGTCACACAG GTGAAAGACCTTTTATGTGTGAAACGTGTGGCAAGAGTTTTGCTTCTAAGGAGTATTTAAAACATCACAATAGAATCCATACTGGATCCAAACCCTTTAAATGTGAAGTTTGTTTTAGGACTTTTGCCCAGCGGAATTCACTTTACCAGCATATTAAAGTCCACACAG GGGAACGTCCCTATTGTTGCGACCAATGTGGTAAGCAGTTCACCCAGCTCAATGCTCTACAGCGCCACCATCGGATCCACACGGGAGAGAAGCCGTTCATGTGTAACGCATGTGGACGGACGTTTACTGACAAGTCCACTCTCCGGCGGCATACCTCC ATACATGATAAGAATACTCCATGGAAGTCTTTCCTTGTTATTGTAGATGGCTCACCCAAGAATGATGAAGGGCACAAGACTGAACAGCCTGATGAAGAATATGCATCATCCAAACTTTCAGATAAATTGCTGTCTTTTGCAGAAAATGGCCATTTTCACAACCTGGCGACAGTCCAAGACAGCGTATCTACCGTGCACGAGAACAGCTCTGCAGACACGGCCTGCAAGTCAGATGATTCCATGGTGTCCCAGGATGCTCTGCTGGCCACCACCATCAGTGAGCTTAGCGAGCTGACTCCACAGACAGACTCAATGCCCACACAACTTCACTCTTTGACCAACATGGAATAA
- the GZF1 gene encoding GDNF-inducible zinc finger protein 1 isoform X3: MESGAVLLESKSSPFNLLHEMHQLRLLGHLCDVTVSVEYQGVREEFMAHKAVLAATSKFFKEMFLNEKTVDGTRTNVYLNEVQVVDFASFLEFVYTAKVQVEEDRVQRMLEMAEKLKCLDLSETCFQLKKQMLESVLLELQNFSESQEEEGSSVSQVTVAPDAQAGVPADSPLANGCADSSAPPVERISNGMLPDMPLRKSKDKPDKKKDVVKPPYPKVRRASGRLAGRKVFVEIPKKKYTRRLREQQKSAEDDVRDYRGPQDPSPDTVGTEMEPIPKTADYNAGVEVEEVLQKAGQGDEEEEEDEEGEKKKSNFKCTICEKAFLYEKSFLKHIRHHHGVATEVVHRCDTCGQTFANRCNLKSHQRHVHSSERHFPCELCGKKFKRKKDVKRHVVQVHEGGGERHQCQQCGKGLSSKTALRLHERTHTGHKPYGCTECEAKFSQPSALKTHMRIHTGEKPFVCDECGARFTQNHMLIYHKRCHTGERPFMCETCGKSFASKEYLKHHNRIHTGSKPFKCEVCFRTFAQRNSLYQHIKVHTGERPYCCDQCGKQFTQLNALQRHHRIHTGEKPFMCNACGRTFTDKSTLRRHTSMAHPRMMKGTRLNSLMKNMHHPNFQINCCLLQKMAIFTTWRQSKTAYLPCTRTALQTRPASQMIPWCPRMLCWPPPSVSLAS; the protein is encoded by the exons atgGAAAGCGGTGCAGTTCTGCTGGAATCCAAATCCTCACCATTTAACCTTCTGCATGAAATGCATCAGCTACGTCTTCTCGGTCACCTGTGTGACGTGACTGTCAGCGTGGAGTACCAGGGCGTCCGAGAAGAATTCATGGCCCATAAGGCGGTGCTGGCAGCCACTAGCAAGTTTTTTAAGGAAATGTTCCTTAATGAGAAGACCGTGGATGGCACTAGGACTAATGTCTACTTAAATGAAGTGCAGGTTGTTGACTTTGCTTCATTTCTTGAGTTTGTCTACACTGCAAAGGTACAGGTGGAAGAAGACCGGGTGCAGCGAATGCTAGAAATGGCTGAAAAGCTAAAATGTTTGGACTTATCGGAAACTTGTTTTCAATTAAAGAAACAGATGTTGGAGTCGGTACTTTTGGAGTTGCAGAATTTCTCGGAGTctcaggaggaggaagggagcagTGTCTCCCAAGTCACTGTTGCTCCTGATGCTCAGGCAGGTGTGCCCGCTGACAGTCCTCTTGCCAATGGCTGTGCGGATTCCTCAGCTCCCCCAGTGGAGAGAATTAGCAACGGCATGTTGCCAGATATGCCCCTGAGGAAGTCCAAGGACAAAccagacaagaaaaaagatgtaGTTAAGCCTCCCTACCCTAAAGTCAGAAGAGCTAGTGGAAGGCTGGCTGGAAGAAAGGTATTTGTGGAAATCCCTAAAAAGAAATACACAAGAAGACTCCGAGAGCAGCAGAAAAGTGCTGAGGATGATGTGAGGGACTACAGGGGTCCCCAAGACCCCAGCCCAGACACTGTGGGAACAGAGATGGAGCCAATTCCAAAAACCGCGGATTACAATGCTGGGGTAGAGGTGGAGGAGGTGCTGCAGAAAGCAGGGCAGGgggatgaagaggaggaggaggatgaggagggggagaagaagAAGAGCAACTTTAAGTGCACTATCTGTGAAAAAGCCTTTTTGTATGAGAAGAGCTTCCTGAAGCACATCAGGCACCACCACGGAGTGGCCACGGAGGTGGTCCACCGCTGCGACACCTGCGGCCAGACCTTCGCCAACCGCTGTAACCTGAAGAGCCACCAGCGCCACGTGCACAGCAGCGAGCGCCACTTCCCGTGTGAGCTGTGTGGGAAGAAGTTCAAAAGGAAGAAGGATGTCAAGCGGCATGTGGTGCAGGTGCACGAGGGCGGGGGCGAGCGCCACCAGTGCCAGCAGTGCGGCAAGGGCCTGAGCTCCAAGACGGCCCTGCGGCTGCACGAGCGGACGCACACGGGCCACAAGCCCTACGGCTGCACGGAGTGCGAGGCCAAGTTCTCGCAGCCCTCGGCTCTGAAGACCCACATGAG AATTCATACAGGGGAAAAACCTTTTGTCTGTGATGAATGTGGTGCAAGATTCACTCAGAACCACATGCTGATTTATCATAAAAGGTGTCACACAG GTGAAAGACCTTTTATGTGTGAAACGTGTGGCAAGAGTTTTGCTTCTAAGGAGTATTTAAAACATCACAATAGAATCCATACTGGATCCAAACCCTTTAAATGTGAAGTTTGTTTTAGGACTTTTGCCCAGCGGAATTCACTTTACCAGCATATTAAAGTCCACACAG GGGAACGTCCCTATTGTTGCGACCAATGTGGTAAGCAGTTCACCCAGCTCAATGCTCTACAGCGCCACCATCGGATCCACACGGGAGAGAAGCCGTTCATGTGTAACGCATGTGGACGGACGTTTACTGACAAGTCCACTCTCCGGCGGCATACCTCC ATGGCTCACCCAAGAATGATGAAGGGCACAAGACTGAACAGCCTGATGAAGAATATGCATCATCCAAACTTTCAGATAAATTGCTGTCTTTTGCAGAAAATGGCCATTTTCACAACCTGGCGACAGTCCAAGACAGCGTATCTACCGTGCACGAGAACAGCTCTGCAGACACGGCCTGCAAGTCAGATGATTCCATGGTGTCCCAGGATGCTCTGCTGGCCACCACCATCAGTGAGCTTAGCGAGCTGA